GACAGGGATTTTTATCAACTACATTTACTTCTCAACTATTAACAATAATAAAggatatttaaatgtttatgaaGAGAATTGTATTCACCAAATTTACATCCGCCAAATAAGTGGAATATTTTCGCAGGTATGATCaggcaactctcagcgatcGATTGAGTaaaaattcctctgatcgatatgacgtcacaataagcagcatgtcatattttactctcAAATATGTCAACTTTAACTTTATCTCTAGTCCAAATTTTAAACATTGCAGACGTAAAATCTAACTAGAAACTCTTccaactgaatatatcttcaatttctttgtattacgtataataaacattgatgacgtcacaagcatgttcaATACAGAAGACCAATGTCGGGAGACAAAACaacggaatgcagtgtaaacaatgcagaAATAAGACTTTTTATTGCAATTATCCAAGATTTAGATAATTTTCAGTTAcgatataatcaggataatacaggcatggatattttgttttaccagCGAGTTTTATAAGGTAATCAGATAGACATTTGTATGGCTTGACCGGCCTTTCCTCtttcagtgtgtacaaaaaaaggcaaaagtgtaacactactcTGAATATTATGGCAGATGACTTTGGCAAATATCAAAACCATATGACCTAAAATACTAAGTGCTACAAGAATCCTATGCTTTGTTACTGTAATTGAAAAATACGTAGTTGATTATCATAAGTCTATAAGCCTTAGTTACTGCGTTACATATTTGCATAAACAAGAAATTGCACGATCTAAATCGTGAAATTCAGTCACAAAGATGGAGGACTTTATGCATtgataaacaagaggccaattggccttaacggtcacctgagtagcatatatcccatacacaaacttgtcatggagtctcatatacgCATccaattaattaggtttcatactggagtagaaaaattataaatttgtaatgacgaccacatttcaaaaagaactgtgaaacctattattttggtgaaaaactaaaagatctggtctacaaaatcatgaattcagttttcctttcaggtgtgtgggagtaaagaaaataattttttaacgttgtatgcattaacatctatacatcctatttggccctgccctagagtcaaaacccatccttgaggggacataaaaattaaaatttcagtagaggacttcctggtaaacataattattagtcagttttttttatacagatgtgtgagaatagagaagaaaatttttaaacataatatgcattaacactatattgcgatattgcgccccccccccccttcatgttCTGAATCCCTGATccagggaccatgaatttcacaatttaggtaaaggagattgtggatatcataaccatgtattcatttttttgcccacatgtgtgggagtagagaggaagatttttaaagatttaatacatttttactatatggccatattggccccatcctagagcctgaacaccttataaaagggtcatgaatttcacaattttggtagagggcctcatggacatcataacaatgcatttgatttttaacaattatatatgggagtagagaagaagattttctaagatttttacatttttactatttggccatattggccccaccctagagcctgaacccctgaccaaggggtcatgaatttcacaatttaggttgagggcttcatggacatcattatcatgcatttagtttttgacaaatatatatgatagtagagaagaagattttctaagatttaatacatttttactatttggccatattggccccaccctagagcctgaacccctgacccaggggtcatgaatttcacaatttaggttgagggcttcatggacatcataatcatgcatttagtttttgaccaatgtatatggtagtagagaagaggattttctaagatttaatacatttttactaaatgGCCACATTAACCCCACCCTAGAggctgaacccctgacccaggggccataaatttcacaattttggtagagggcttcatggacaacaAAACCACGCATGTGAAGTTTTTTcttcacatgcgtgggagtagagaagaagattttcgaaaatttggcttttttgcatatttggccccgcccgtggcaccccaggggtggtagagccgccataaatttcacaatttagattcttcttaccatatagatgcttcacaccaaaaatggtaacgattggcctggtagttttcaagaagaagttaaaaatgtaaaattgttaacgcacgacgcacagacgcacgacgacggacgaagaccaattgcaataggtcacctgagtgactcaggtgacctaaaaataggTATCTAGAAATCTTACGATGAGTGGAAAAACAGTTTCATGCTTAaggggacttggacacgatttgacttaaaattttcaaattttaatttttcattttcaatgtttatactgataaatttagaagtttttaattctatgtcaaaatttgaaagtcaaaaatcaagttttaagcaagatacagagttcataattctttgttttttaaacaaagctcgaatattgtcattttttacatatgtgttgtactGGTGTAAGTTTTAATCTATTTATGAAGTATTgagttagtttaaattgttttttacatgccATTTTGTCTTAGAAATGGTAAATCTTTgcattacatattttgtaaacaactataagagtCGAGCTTTGtaaatgtttacataacaaccaattcttacctttatatctcgcttataacatgactttaacattcaatatgttggtcaatcatttaaaatgcaccagtaaaccattttatacataaagaataaaaataatatttttgatctcaaatcgtgtccaagtcccttttaAAACAATGACAAAACTATGTTAATACTTACTTGATTTCAGATTCATGAACGCTTTAATGTATCCATGTTTGGTCGATGTTGATATTCGTACAAGATGTCCTCCATCGTTCTGACATGTGTTTTGTGCTTCAGAGTATAGGTTTTGTACCGCGTaatatttgaaacaatatcCACTAATTCCACTGATTTTGTCGTATTCAAACTCAGAGCAGCTGCGATAATCTGTATTCAAAATATTAGTTGATTTACACAATAAAAGtcattgtttatatcatgatatGCTTAAAGGTCAAGATCTCGAAGTATAGTTGGATTGGTacctgttacatgtatgtttttaaatcaaaacaactaaattttaaattaaatcgtTATTTATAAATCACACTATTAAACAAAATAGGTGTATAAGTTATATAAACAGTAGGGATACAGAATATCTAGGGGTTTTCGCAaatcacaaaatttgcaaaaattaaataatgtgtAACGTGTTTACTTGCGTCAGTCATTTTTgggaataaaatgtttttctctcAGAAAACAATACCAACTTTAATTCCTGTGTAAACTTTTTTTGCGATGTATAAGTTATTGCAAAAAAACTTGATTTACAGTATTTTGACACAATCTTGTTTCCTGTCGGTGATTAGTAAAGCTGTTTACCAAAATATCATAACATggataaaatgaatttaattaatcttattggaaaatgatttttaaattaattctaaagAATACTTACATTTAGTGTATACTGCAATGTCTTTGGGAAAAGAAGGGTCAACTAAGTTTCTTGCGATGTCCATTGATAGCAAAATGCAGCTGGATGTGGCATTCTTCCAAGTATATGACTTACAAGTGACGCTTTGAGAACAATGAGCTGAGCATGATGCCAAGCTGTTCAACAAAACGGTTTGCTGTGAATGAACATAGAGGTCGTCCAAAATTCCATTTACAATTCGTGTGAATTCTGTATTGTTAGCATTGGCATACGTGAGTGCCATATAGCTGAAAACACctaaaggaaaatatttaatcatcatttctttataaatacGAAACTCATCACAAATTATACTTGATTAACACTTTAAAGCTCATATTTAAGTCTAATTCTTATTCTTTCggttttcagtaaaaaaaaaatttgaatcacttctttcaaatgataaaaacaacaTCAGCTGCATTGTTCTTTTATGTTTAGAAGTTTTCTAAATTATCTTTGCATCATTTTGCATTTGCTTTGataatgaaaactttaaataaaaaaaataacctctgaaatttttgtataaaaataataacataagaatgcagttttaaacaaataaatacttTGAGTGAAATTCTAATCACTCACCAAAAACTGGATAAAAATACATCTTACTCCATCGAAAAGCAATGAACACTTCTGCAACTATCAAGGCCTTACTGttattttaaactgtttaaaatcTGTCTTTAAACGTGAAAAATCAATATGAGGTTGCATAGTATTACCGACGAAAACTTAATGTATGAGCGATGCAGATGTTTTTTATTGTCAACGAATTATAGTTAGACTTGGATGACACCACAGGTGTTCTGAGATTAAACACGAGGGAAGTCGAATGCTGCAGATAAATAGTTTCGATAACTATACACCATGGACAGTTAACATGGAAACTATTTCATGGTCAGGCAGCATTAAGAGTATGCTTATTCAAaaactttacaaataaaaaaaatggtaaaataaaacgtatctatctatctatctatctatctatctatctatctatctatctatctatctatctatctatcaatcaatctatctatctattcgTTAATTAGTCTGTCTATCTGTTTGCTGTTAAGCCTTTTTAATATAGTAAAGGAGTCAAATAACACAAAATTCCTTGTTGTGCATTGATGTGAGACAAAAAAGACAAATCCACTTGCTAGAAAATATTAAACCTGTTTGTATACATTCTATTATTTCGTTCTATTCAAAATCCATATGAACAAAGCACTGCATAAAGGAAATTATTAATGTTCCGAGATTTTTCGATTACGTCTATTGTTAGAGCAGAAGTAATCCATAATCAATTTTTATGTACCCGAGAAGAAACATTCCTTAATCCTCTAACAGTTTTTCCAACATGAACAGTTACATaattattacataaaaataacattattgtCCATGGCCACCCCGAAAAAAGATTTGAGATCATGCTAAATGCCCcatcaaaggaaaaatacatgtacatgcacctAACTAAGCAATAGTTTTTGTCCATAAAATCATTGACACTGGCTCCAGGGATGGGGTGAGAAATATGGTGTAACAATCTATAAGAGCCTCCCATGTTTGATACAATGCCGACTGGTGACACCTGAGGTTTTTCATATGGGGTTGTTCAAATTAAGGACTTTTACTCTGCCTGATGAAATTTACTGTAATACTAGTTGGAAGACTTCATACCCTAACCATGACGTGGATTTGAGGGCTATTCGTGGACCCTCATAGCAAAGCATAAATCCAAACGAAAAATCCTGTAATGATTCTAATGCCACCAAACGGTGGgaaattagcaaaatattcCCGTAATTTTGAAACTATGACTGGAATAGCTATCAGCAATGGTGCTGAGATCTAAATGACGGGGTACAGTATAGGGGACACGACTGG
This genomic window from Crassostrea angulata isolate pt1a10 chromosome 8, ASM2561291v2, whole genome shotgun sequence contains:
- the LOC128157646 gene encoding collectin-11-like, whose amino-acid sequence is MYFYPVFGVFSYMALTYANANNTEFTRIVNGILDDLYVHSQQTVLLNSLASCSAHCSQSVTCKSYTWKNATSSCILLSMDIARNLVDPSFPKDIAVYTKYYRSCSEFEYDKISGISGYCFKYYAVQNLYSEAQNTCQNDGGHLVRISTSTKHGYIKAFMNLKSISGMYVDGTDLPDGTWRLSDGRSMLLNWRPGEPSGNEHCVMMYDDGTNNDIPCTSTMYFICERQLNI